The sequence ATAATATTCATTTGAAGTCTCCCAGCTATTTCCTTCAAGATACTGCCAATCGGCATTTTTAATTTCTCCATTAATTATATCTGCGGTGACATATTGATAGTCATAAGCTCCCCGTTTTAACAAAAGTGATTTTGTAAACCGTCCCCCCTCGTTTAACATTTTGTAATCGGGAGACAGCCTCCAATTGTTAAATGCACCGACAAGAAAAACCTCACCGCCAAAATCTTCAGGAGTGCGAATGTTAAATTTCACATTCATATAAGTCGCATATTCATCTGAATATTTTGTAAGCTGCGAACCACCATTAAAATCCGGTCCGCCTTGTATAAAAAACCGGGATAACTCAATTCCATCAAACTGCGCTTTAACATTATTTGAAATAAATTTATTCGTATTTCTCAAATCAGTTTGGCGGTATTCATTGCCGGGATGTATATCACGTGCGGTAAAAGTAAATTTTCTATTTCCATCCCAATAGTACTGGCGGACATTAGTATTAAAATTTTTATCAATGATCGTCGGGTAATCAATTTTCTTGTTCTCTATAATTTCCACGAAGCTCACGTAGTTCGGGAAAAGTTCATCGGGTAAAGTGAAGGAGGTGGTAATATTAAATATTTTTTTTAAGTCTGCCGGAAAATATACTTTATCTTCAAGCTCTTCATTTTTAACAGTCACAGTTAAAGGTACTGATGTTCCTGCAACAATAAATTTTCCATTTGCATAAACATTTGCTGTATCCTGGGCATCGGTAATATAATAGCGCCATTTGCCGGTGAAAGGAAATGAAACCAATCCCTCTGCATCGGGAAAAGATTTTTGAAAATGATAATCAGCATCAAGAACTGTATGAGGAAGTTTTGTGAAGCCAATACTATAAAAAATATTTTTGCCTGTGTTAAGCAAAAAAATATTATCAACAGGTCTCCAGTTTTTATCACAATATCTGAAAACAATATTCATATCGGGCTGATAGTTTGATTGAAGGTCAAATTCTATAATGATTGCCGATGACTCATTAGAAATAATAGGAAATCCAATTTCACTTACAATCGAATAGGTGCGAAGATTTTTTACAAGCGGATCCTGTGCAAAAGAAGTTATTCCAGGTATAAAAAAAATAAATAAAAATAGACTAATGATATTTTTCATTTTATCAATCCTGTTAGATACTAAAAATTTCGACGCATTTAATTGAAGAATGCGGTACAAAAATATTTACAATTTTATTTTCGCGTTCAGTTTCCAGAAATAATCCTTCGTCATAAACCTGCGTAAGTTTTCCTGTTGTAAAAACAATTTCATAGAAAGGTGCATTTGAATTTGTATCCATAGTCATTCCGTAATTTTCGTGCAGAGTAATATTTAAAAGTTTACCGATGAAATCAGCCCAGTTCATTTTCATAATTTTAATTCTCAATTAGTGATTCTATTTTTTTAATTAGCTCGTTTTTGTTTTCGCAATAGTAAAAATTATTGATTAATTGTAAGGCACTCGAATTCTCTCCGGCATTAATATAATTTACATAAGCCGAAACAATCAGCGGCAAAAGTGCCTCGGATGAATTACAATTTTTTCCATTGACATTTACGTAGTCAATAATACCTGCTAAAATAATTTCGTTTTCCTCTATAAAAATATCATAAAGAATATCATTTACTAAAACCATTTTTGATCCATCAAATGTTAAACAACTTATCGGAAGATAAAACTGCTTATCAGCTTGATTAAAAAAATTATATTGAGTATCACCTGTGACAAGAACTGTTCCGTCAAGTTCCTCAAACTCAGTTTCAAACGGCTGAATAACTCCCGAATAAACCGAATCAATCAGAAAAATATTTTTATCGAAGCCGTAAATAAATAAATAATAATCAGGCTGATCAAAGGCAGAGGCGGAATCAATAAGAATGATTTCATCAACTCCATCCCTATTAAGATCGGATAAAGTTAAAACAGGATTAACAAAAGTTTTTGTAAATACAATTTGGTTTAGCGAATCAAGAGCGATCAATGATTTGCTTTCTAATTTGACTGTAAAAGATTCGAATAAATACTCGTCACTTTGAGCAAAGACAATTGAAAATGAAAACACCATAATAGTCAATAATATTTTTTTCATATATCTAATAATAACCTGCTCAAATATAAGTGATTTGAAAGATTTTGCAGTAAAACGGGAAGGGTGAAAATCATACCAAAATAATAGAGGAAGAGTGGTCACCTTTGGACAGCAGGACAAAAGAATGAATTAAAAGCATTGGCTAAGCAGAATACGCCAACACGTGTGATTGGGTTAAAGCTTGGAAGAACGGAAGAATCAATAAGATCGAAAGCGAGTGAATTTAATATTTCGTTGAAGCCCGTTAATCAATCACCTTATAATAGGAAGAAGAAGTAATTTTTTTGTGCGGATTAAAAGGAACTCATTCCCAACCTCCTGCCACAACGTGATAGACAATGTCAGCCTAAGAGCAAGAGTTTTAATATTATCCGGAATATTTTCCCCGGCTAATTGTACCTGATTATTTTTCTGATTAATTAATGAGGTGAATAAACTATGCTACTTAACTGATTTGCCTTCTAATTCAGTTACTTTTTTACTGGTGATTTGAAATAATTTTATGACTGACATAAATCAGCCTTGAACTTTTTTCTTAAATTTAGTGTAATATTTAAAATAGATGAGCGGTGATATAATTAGAGGTGTTATGAATACAACATTTGTTGGATATATCCACAAATCTTCAATGGATTTTGATTTAAAAATGATAGTGATTAATAAAAGGACTTGTAAAAAATAAATAGAAAGAGAAAAAATTAAGTGGAAGCCTGGTAAATAATCACGCAAAGTTAGCTTGTCAGTATTAAATGCTTTATCACTAAAAATCTCCTTATAAACCTCTTTATTTAAGTACTTAATTCTAATATTACGATTTACTTTTTGATCCCTTCTAAAATTATAACCCATATTTGTTACAACTATTAACATTATCAAAAATATTATTTGGGCTATGAAATAAGCTCCTATTAAATGCAAAATCGCATACGAAGTTATTTCATTTGAATTTGCAACAAATGTTGAATCGTGCCATTTGGCAAAGGATTGAGTATTAACATAAATAATAAAATAAGCTGCAATAACAATAAATACTGCTGAGAGAAATTTTATAAATAAGTTTTGATGATGATTTTGATTTTGCGCGAATTGTTCGTGAAATGTTTTTAATAATTCAAATTGTTTATCTTCAATTGCCATAAATTCCTCAAGCTAAAAATGAATCTAAAATACATTTAACAAAATCTTCACCTCGTCTTAAAGCACCCGAATACGAGACTACTATTCCAATCAAAGTGAAAATTAAAAAGCTCATATTCTTAAAATCAAAAGACCAGGAACAAAGTATTTGGTAAAGGGTAACTACAAAAAGAAATACAAAAGCAGTTAACAAGCATCTAAAGAAGCTGAATTGTGCATTAAATACTTGATGTTTCTCGGTGATCTTTTGTTTTTCAATATGTCGATAGATTAAATAGAAAATTTCATTATTTACTTTTTTTATTTGTGATAACTCGCCTTCTGGTTTTTCACGATGAAATGTTGTGTTGATTTTATTCCAAAGATGATTTTTATAATCAGAGGTAAGTTTAGGCTCCGAATCCAATAGCCATTTCTCGGAAGGCAACCCACTCCAAAGAAAAGAAAGCAGTTTTTGTGTTATACCTTGACTAATACCTTGGAGTAACACACCCATAACATAACCAAAAACTATCAATGCAAAAGAGTTCATTAATTCTAAGGAACTCGTTACATGGAAGTCAGTACTGCTAAATCCAATTAATATTTTTAGTGAAATAAGAAAAAACAATCCTGGAATAAGTACTGCAATAAAGTCATAAAAATTAAACTTATCAGTCATTATTACTTCTCCACCTGATCATAAAATGGCAAAGCAGTGGCACTATGCCAATTAGGTCTAACATCAATATTGTGACTTTTACTTAGGTTGAGACCATTTGTCGAAAATACACTAACACCTCTTCTTAAAAAAGCGTTACACACAATTTTTCTTGGATGAGTTTCCGACACCTTAGATGAACTAACCATCGCGTATTTTGTACGTGCAGACTGAATACCGATTTTAGGACCAAGTATTCTATTTAATGTTGTTGGATTGACATTATTCCTACTCCCGTGATGAGGCATTTGGTAAATATTACAATTATTCAATGCTATACCCAGACTATTTGTATACTCGGTTGATAAATTAAGCGCATCAATGCCAGCATCAGCTGTAAGTAAAATTTTTACATTATCGATATTAGTATATAAAACAGCACTGCTCTCATTTGTTGCAGAAGTAACACCATCCTCACTTAAAGTTTCAATATCCCAATTTTCATCTATCCATTGTTTTATACTTGCAATGAATGAACGAAATTTAGTCTCACGTTTCTTTTGACGAGCTTCTGGCGTATTATCAAACTCAGGTACTAATTCCAGATACCATAGTTCAGTAGGAGATAAGACAGTAAAAGGCCCAATTCTTGAACCTTGAAATGGTTGGCTTATAGGTATTTTCTTTATTTTGGCAATTTCTTCGAGTGAATATGCAAATGGATAACTATCTTTAAGTTTTTTTGCAAGGCCTTCAGTAGTCCAACGAACGTCTTTGAATTTATCTTTCAGATATTCAGCATAATTCCAAGGTTGGTGCAACCAGAGTCTACCAACTGATAGATTCTCAAGTACAATACTCAATCCAGAAGCGTGATCAATATCTGGATGAGTATTAATTACGTGGGACACAGATGAAGTATTGTAAAATGTTTTTATATGTTCAACAAGACTTTCACCTGATTCTTTAGTTCCACCATCAATTACGATTACTTCTTGAGAAATAATATGTGTTTCGTCTTTGACCCCATGTCTTAAGCTAATAGCGTCACCACTTCGTTCCCATTTCCAACTGGTAAAAATCAAGCTCAAAAATATTTGATTCATATTATCTACCTTTAATTAATTAAATACTATCTCCCTATACACACTCAAATAATGTGCTTTGCTTCTATGTGTTTTTAATAATGTTTTTACTTGCTGTGCGTATTTGTTAAAATCGTATTCGAGTGCTTTTTGGATTTTGTCGCATTGTTCTGCATCGAGTGGAAGGTTTATTGTTCCTTCCCGGATTTCTAAATTTTTATAAAAGAATTGATAAAGCATTATTTGGTTATTGTTCTCAAAGTTAATCGTAATCGTTTTATTATTCTCCTTGAAATATACTTTATATGCAGCGAAAAAGTTTGTGTCGCCGCTTTTAATGTCTTTAGGAAAAATTGCAGGAAGATTATAAAATGTATATGGTTTTGTTTGCCTGTTCTCAATCAGTTTATTGTAATTTCTTATTTCATCAAATCTGTCTTTGGCTAAACGAACTGAGGTTTCGTAATCAACTACTTGTTTTACTTTTGTTGTTTTTACTGACTTGGATTTTTCTTCCCTATCAGTGATAAAATTTTTCTGGTATTCATATAAATCCTTCAGATCTTTCTTTGATAGATTAAGAGCTTCAAAAATTATTTCATCAATTCGATTTCTATCTTCAAATTCTATTTCATCAATGATAGATAATTGTTCTCTTGATTTTAGCTTTTGGTAAAGACCTACAAGTTCTTTTTCATAAGGCTTTAAAATATCAGGATCAACAATAAAAGTTCTTCGAACAACATTTACATCAACGTCGCTGAGAGTTTGACTGCCTGTTAATTGCCTCGCAAAAAGATCAAGTAAAAATCTAAAAAGTGTACTATTAAGAATTATGAAAATTAATCCAGCAAGGTTATTATACTTGTCTTTTACTTTTATATTATAGTTAACTTTATCACAATAAACTTTTGTTTGTCTATTATCTATTAGCCTAAATTTTTCGCCAATCTTGGAAGGAAAAATAAAATCTCCAACAAATAAATCATCTCCGAGATTAAACCAGTCTTGTGATCCATCTTCTTTAATTTTTTGGGCACAAGTTGGACGACTATCATAATTATGTTTAGATGACTCACCCTCTTCGATGTATTTAACAAGCTTAGAATTGACTTTTCTTAATGAATGGATAGAATCATTGCAAACCAAAACCTGGTATTTTAATTTTTTGATATTTACTTCAAGTTTATCTGCTTCTCTTTGTGTCTTAAACAAAGGTTTAAAATGGAATCGTTCTAATAAATAATGCTTATTACCCATTTCAGAATAATACCAACCGAACTTTTCCCAATTTATTTTTGAACTTTCTTTTTTATGTCCGAAATGTAGCTTGAATTCATCACCGGACATTTTCTTTACTAAATCTGTATTGTCTTTTACATAAAAGAATTCATTCGCTCCTGTTTTAATTCCATAAGCAACGTTACAGAATTTATAAAGCGGTTGTAATTTATTGCTAGCAGTTTCAAGAATCTTATTAAAAATCTCGGGTGAACGTAAATATTTAGCACCCCAATTCCCATTTTCATATTTGCCATCAAAAGTGCTTTCAATTTCAAGATCAAATTGTTTCTTAACAATTATATGATAATTTTCATTTTTAATAGTTTTGCTTGAGTTTTCAATACCACCAACAAATCTTTCTAAATATTTAGCTCTATCAGTATCATTGCTATTTCCTACAAGCTCATCATACTCTTTGAATACTCTAACAAACTTTACTTTATTTTTTTCCCTAGCTTCGCGATCATTGCACTTTTCTAAAATAAGAATTACTGTGTTAATAGAAGCAGTTTCAAAACTTCTAACTTTCTGATTATCTATAACTGCAATAATCTTAAAATTATCGAGTAAGAATTTCTGTAAACCAGCACCAAATGAAACATCAAGCCAACTGCTTGAGACGACATAACCAAGTCTTCCACCATTTTTAAGAAATGCTGAAGTATGCATTAAATAGTAAACATATAAATCACTCTGCTGGTTTACTTTTTTAAGATTATGTTCAGATTGGGCGAGGCTAACCCAGCGACTCTTGTCGTCTGGATCAATCTTTTCTTGTCTAATATAAGGTGGATTACCAACGCAAGTATCAAAAATAGGAACTTTAACCTTTTTAGTTTTTCCACCTGTATCTTTAACTTCAAACAAATGACTTGCATTCAAGAAAATAACATTTGCTGAAGATGTTGGTTTCAAATGAGAAAAATCATTACGAATAATTACTGGATAATTTTCTTTTGTTTTAATATTAAGCAAGGATAAATTCATTGTAGCAAGAAAAGCTGGAAAGGTAGCAATCTCAACACCCCACAAACGTTCAAGTAATTCTTCGTGTGTAAGTCTTGGATTTAGCCTTTTTAACATTACATAAGCACGGACAATAAAAGTACCTGCACCACAACCACTATCAAGAACAAATTTAGTTTCTTTATTTATACAAAAAGTATTAACAATGTCAACTTCATTTATATTTGTAAAATGCTGTCCTCTGTCGTGCTGTTCCTGGTTATCAATTAGTTTGTTATAAATTGCACCAATAATGTCTGCATCAAGTTCTTTGAAATTAAGATGTCTTATTTGCTCAACATTGTTTTTTAATGAAGGGATATATTTTGTATCATATTCAAAATCATCTAAAATGTTTTTCTGGAATATTAATTCAAAATCGTGTTTAAGAACATCATCAAATCTTTGTCTTAAAGTTTTATTCAACTTGTCTTTGTCTTCAGGTATTTCTAAGACTTTTAATTTTAGTTCAGGCAAATCACGCTGTAAATAAGTATAAAAGATAATTTTAAGATAAAGCAGGTAATTTGAAAGCTGACAAATGTTATAAATTTCTTCACTATCAAATTTTAATGATATG is a genomic window of Ignavibacteriales bacterium containing:
- a CDS encoding DUF5103 domain-containing protein, with product MKNIISLFLFIFFIPGITSFAQDPLVKNLRTYSIVSEIGFPIISNESSAIIIEFDLQSNYQPDMNIVFRYCDKNWRPVDNIFLLNTGKNIFYSIGFTKLPHTVLDADYHFQKSFPDAEGLVSFPFTGKWRYYITDAQDTANVYANGKFIVAGTSVPLTVTVKNEELEDKVYFPADLKKIFNITTSFTLPDELFPNYVSFVEIIENKKIDYPTIIDKNFNTNVRQYYWDGNRKFTFTARDIHPGNEYRQTDLRNTNKFISNNVKAQFDGIELSRFFIQGGPDFNGGSQLTKYSDEYATYMNVKFNIRTPEDFGGEVFLVGAFNNWRLSPDYKMLNEGGRFTKSLLLKRGAYDYQYVTADIINGEIKNADWQYLEGNSWETSNEYYIFLYYTDPNFGGYDRIIGYKKIITK
- a CDS encoding MBL fold metallo-hydrolase, whose amino-acid sequence is MNQIFLSLIFTSWKWERSGDAISLRHGVKDETHIISQEVIVIDGGTKESGESLVEHIKTFYNTSSVSHVINTHPDIDHASGLSIVLENLSVGRLWLHQPWNYAEYLKDKFKDVRWTTEGLAKKLKDSYPFAYSLEEIAKIKKIPISQPFQGSRIGPFTVLSPTELWYLELVPEFDNTPEARQKKRETKFRSFIASIKQWIDENWDIETLSEDGVTSATNESSAVLYTNIDNVKILLTADAGIDALNLSTEYTNSLGIALNNCNIYQMPHHGSRNNVNPTTLNRILGPKIGIQSARTKYAMVSSSKVSETHPRKIVCNAFLRRGVSVFSTNGLNLSKSHNIDVRPNWHSATALPFYDQVEK
- a CDS encoding SAM-dependent DNA methyltransferase, giving the protein MQEPKSNERTFQGIIWNVVNNILDKDENISFSRILQEQNIGVGESRFADGLLESSLDITKKVLFELKDSSWDATDETLVYDAAMKAFNRGLKYFVTGTPRQLVIYETIKEGVPLNERKLKVYNISNIRKNVEFTYPGYVTQITQPLKLFLKDLSDIVHNVKEIQWDSIDKFFVNKLSAYILEGSAEMFNVMYDKINEDAQLKTELKKYLRDQDIFNISLKFDSEEIYNICQLSNYLLYLKIIFYTYLQRDLPELKLKVLEIPEDKDKLNKTLRQRFDDVLKHDFELIFQKNILDDFEYDTKYIPSLKNNVEQIRHLNFKELDADIIGAIYNKLIDNQEQHDRGQHFTNINEVDIVNTFCINKETKFVLDSGCGAGTFIVRAYVMLKRLNPRLTHEELLERLWGVEIATFPAFLATMNLSLLNIKTKENYPVIIRNDFSHLKPTSSANVIFLNASHLFEVKDTGGKTKKVKVPIFDTCVGNPPYIRQEKIDPDDKSRWVSLAQSEHNLKKVNQQSDLYVYYLMHTSAFLKNGGRLGYVVSSSWLDVSFGAGLQKFLLDNFKIIAVIDNQKVRSFETASINTVILILEKCNDREAREKNKVKFVRVFKEYDELVGNSNDTDRAKYLERFVGGIENSSKTIKNENYHIIVKKQFDLEIESTFDGKYENGNWGAKYLRSPEIFNKILETASNKLQPLYKFCNVAYGIKTGANEFFYVKDNTDLVKKMSGDEFKLHFGHKKESSKINWEKFGWYYSEMGNKHYLLERFHFKPLFKTQREADKLEVNIKKLKYQVLVCNDSIHSLRKVNSKLVKYIEEGESSKHNYDSRPTCAQKIKEDGSQDWFNLGDDLFVGDFIFPSKIGEKFRLIDNRQTKVYCDKVNYNIKVKDKYNNLAGLIFIILNSTLFRFLLDLFARQLTGSQTLSDVDVNVVRRTFIVDPDILKPYEKELVGLYQKLKSREQLSIIDEIEFEDRNRIDEIIFEALNLSKKDLKDLYEYQKNFITDREEKSKSVKTTKVKQVVDYETSVRLAKDRFDEIRNYNKLIENRQTKPYTFYNLPAIFPKDIKSGDTNFFAAYKVYFKENNKTITINFENNNQIMLYQFFYKNLEIREGTINLPLDAEQCDKIQKALEYDFNKYAQQVKTLLKTHRSKAHYLSVYREIVFN